In Ctenopharyngodon idella isolate HZGC_01 chromosome 2, HZGC01, whole genome shotgun sequence, the following are encoded in one genomic region:
- the rorcb gene encoding RAR-related orphan receptor C b — MRAQIEVIPCKICGDKSSGIHYGVITCEGCKGFFRRSQQNNAMYSCSRQRNCLIDRTNRNRCQHCRLQKCLALGMSRDAVKFGRMSKKQRDSLYAEVQRHQQLSQECLAGLGGGLTSHDHEESGEDSAHSRPYSSGGSSSNLSDLDDIATLPDGLLFDLPLTPEEAGEYCALEMLGGGSGFGSAGSGSSSNQSSPEPSAVDLADAVRVKHEYILPENSLLTHSLLSSLPDNCSLHDIERITQNVVKSHLETCQYSPEEMKKLTWNLYTPEETRSFQLKSAEWMWQQCALHITNAIQYVVEFAKRISGFMDLCQNDQIILLKAGCLEVLLIRMCRAYNSSNNTMFFDGKFASPQLFKALGCDDLVNTVFELAKSLSRLQLSEEEMALFSAAVLLAPDRPWLTESQQVQKLQEKVYVALQHSLHMNGATTEKLDKMVSKLPQMKSICNLHIDKLEFFRLVHPETAYNFPPLYREVFGSEINFPDSTNS, encoded by the exons ATGAGAG cTCAAATTGAGGTCATACCGTGTAAGATCTGTGGCGACAAATCCTCAGGGATTCACTATGGTGTTATTACGTGTGAAGGGTGCAAG GGTTTTTTCCGACGCAGCCAGCAGAACAATGCCATGTACTCATGTTCACGGCAGAGGAACTGCCTGATCGACCGAACCAATCGGAACCGCTGCCAGCACTGTCGTCTGCAGAAATGCCTGGCGCTCGGCATGAGCCGTGATG CGGTGAAGTTTGGCCGAATGTCAAAGAAACAGCGGGACAGCCTGTATGCGGAGGTGCAGCGGCACCAGCAGCTGTCTCAAGAGTGTCTGGCGGGTTTGGGTGGCGGTCTGACATCACATGACCATGAAGAGTCGGGCGAAGACAGCGCACACAGCCGGCCGTACAGCAGCGGAGGCTCCAGCTCCAACCTCAGCGACCTGGACGACATCGCCACGCTGCCCGACGGTTTGCTATTTGACCTGCCGCTCACCCCAGAGGAGGCTGGCGAGTACTGCGCTCTGGAGATGCTCGGGGGCGGCAGCGGGTTTGGGAGTGCAGGAAGTGGAAGTTCGTCAAATCAGAGCTCTCCAGAGCCCAGCGCTGTAGATTTGGCAGATGCAGTGAGGGTGAAGCACGAGTACATCCTGCCTGAAAACAGCCTACTTACACATTCTCTCCTGAGCTCTTTACCAGACAACTGCTCTCTACATGACATAG AGCGGATCACTCAAAACGTGGTGAAGTCTCACCTGGAGACGTGTCAGTACAGCCCAGAAGAGATGAAGAAACTCACCTGGAACCTCTACACACCTGAAGAAACCCGCAGCTTTCAGCTCAAG TCTGCAGAATGGATGTGGCAGCAGTGCGCCCTGCACATTACAAACGCCATCCAGTATGTTGTGGAGTTCGCTAAGCGCATCTCTGGATTCATGGACCTCTGCCAGAATGACCAGATCATCCTGCTCAAAGCAG GATGTCTGGAAGTCCTGCTGATCCGAATGTGTCGTGCTTACAACTCTTCCAACAACACTATGTTTTTTGATGGCAAGTTTGCCAGCCCTCAACTCTTCAAAGCTCTCG gGTGTGATGACCTGGTGAACACTGTCTTTGAATTGGCTAAAAGTCTGAGTCGTCTTCAGCTGAGCGAGGAGGAAATGGCTTTATTCAGCGCCGCGGTCTTGCTGGCTCCAG ATCGGCCGTGGTTGACGGAGTCTCAGCAGGTTCAAAAGCTCCAAGAGAAGGTCTACGTGGCACTTCAGCACAGTCTGCACATGAACGGAGCCACTACTGAGAAACTGGACAAG ATGGTGTCCAAACTACCGCAGATGAAGTCGATCTGTAACCTCCATATTGACAAGCTGGAGTTCTTCCGCCTGGTTCACCCGGAAACAGCCTACAACTTCCCGCCTCTGTACAGGGAAGTGTTCGGCAGCGAGATCAACTTCCCTGACTCCACCAACAGTTAG